The following are encoded together in the Flavihumibacter fluvii genome:
- a CDS encoding RagB/SusD family nutrient uptake outer membrane protein: MKKTFYIKGLVLAIIAVIITVQACTKLDLQPLDRVTTDTYYKTPEDFDGAMFAAYSSIQDFWGTSTETIGEFGEYWKLTMAVTDDVEADVLRADAAALDLDRLLIRASDKPYAALYTQIYEGILRANLVIENADKENELTAEQKTQFIAEAKFLRAFFHFHAYQVWGTPPIVLEVKKDLNDLAVGNSTKDEILAAVLSDFQDAYAGLPDEWDDANLGRATKWAAKAFEGKVNVWKEDWPAAITAFEAVRTANKYALLPSYEDAFDFQKENSSESIFEIQFGGPFSDDNLWVFDDTHSEAFKASQGTSRVWYWDPGGDAPGGHMGFYSPSQNLVDEYEEGDPRLEASVYKAGDTYYTIDGSNIATLPYDPAWASNGMSIEKYGGVRNAKTANYSPNGQAAFNNERWYRYAEMLLLYAEALIRSGNAAEGMAVINNEVRARVGMGQSPIADPLKALQHEKRVEMAFEPHRWFDIVRWGLGPEIFGTKWDPKFVVFPFPQSEIDRSGGKLIQNTGY, encoded by the coding sequence ATGAAAAAGACATTCTATATAAAAGGTTTAGTCCTGGCGATCATTGCAGTAATCATTACTGTGCAGGCCTGTACAAAACTTGACCTGCAACCGCTTGACAGGGTGACGACGGACACGTATTATAAGACCCCAGAGGATTTTGACGGAGCTATGTTTGCCGCCTACTCCTCTATCCAGGATTTCTGGGGAACCAGTACAGAAACTATCGGCGAATTTGGTGAGTATTGGAAATTAACCATGGCAGTTACTGACGATGTGGAGGCCGATGTTTTAAGGGCCGATGCTGCCGCACTTGACCTGGACCGGCTATTGATCAGGGCATCAGACAAACCATATGCAGCCCTGTATACACAAATTTATGAAGGCATATTAAGGGCCAACCTGGTCATTGAAAATGCCGATAAAGAGAACGAACTCACTGCTGAACAAAAAACCCAGTTTATTGCTGAAGCAAAATTCCTGCGGGCATTCTTCCATTTTCATGCTTACCAGGTTTGGGGAACACCACCCATAGTTCTTGAAGTGAAAAAAGACCTGAACGACCTGGCTGTTGGTAATTCCACAAAAGATGAAATCCTGGCTGCTGTACTTTCTGATTTCCAGGATGCATATGCAGGGCTTCCCGACGAATGGGATGATGCCAACCTCGGACGCGCTACAAAATGGGCTGCTAAAGCGTTTGAAGGAAAAGTAAACGTTTGGAAAGAAGACTGGCCGGCTGCTATCACCGCTTTCGAAGCGGTAAGAACAGCCAATAAATACGCACTATTGCCTTCATACGAAGACGCATTCGATTTCCAAAAAGAAAATAGTTCAGAATCGATTTTTGAAATTCAGTTTGGCGGACCATTCAGTGATGATAACCTCTGGGTTTTTGATGACACGCACTCTGAAGCTTTCAAAGCCTCCCAGGGAACTTCCAGGGTTTGGTATTGGGATCCGGGTGGTGATGCCCCGGGTGGCCACATGGGCTTCTATTCCCCTTCGCAAAACCTGGTTGATGAATATGAGGAAGGTGACCCACGCCTTGAAGCCAGTGTTTATAAAGCCGGCGATACCTATTACACAATTGACGGAAGCAATATTGCTACCTTGCCTTATGACCCGGCCTGGGCCAGCAATGGCATGTCCATTGAAAAATATGGCGGTGTCAGGAATGCCAAAACTGCCAACTATTCACCCAATGGCCAGGCCGCTTTCAATAATGAGCGCTGGTACAGGTATGCTGAAATGTTGTTATTGTATGCAGAAGCACTCATTCGTAGCGGTAACGCCGCTGAAGGAATGGCTGTCATTAATAATGAAGTACGTGCACGGGTTGGCATGGGACAGTCACCAATTGCTGATCCTTTGAAAGCATTGCAGCATGAGAAACGCGTTGAAATGGCTTTTGAACCACATCGCTGGTTTGATATCGTTCGCTGGGGGCTTGGACCAGAGATCTTTGGTACCAAATGGGATCCCAAATTCGTAGTATTCCCTTTCCCGCAATCAGAAATAGATCGCAGTGGCGGCAAACTCATACAAAATACCGGATATTAA
- a CDS encoding VCBS repeat-containing protein has product MPRKCMSFSLLSALLFLCISMYSCTQDKKQAIFRKLSASASGIYFKNQLTYSDSLTVLDFEYMFNGAGVALIDVNNDGLQDIFFSGNMVSSRLYLNKGQLKFEDITEKAGLTTTGWAYGAAVVDINQDGYSDIYLCKAGYRKTPPDQMQNQFFINNGNNTFTDKAAEMGLNSNGYDVHAAFFDYDKDGDLDMYLLRNAFVNYNRNTARSKISDGAAASTDKLFRNDSGLHFTDVSATAGIKIEGFGLGVAICDLNNDGWPDVYVSNDFLTNDLVWINNKNGTFTNKAPTLLRHETYNGMGNDVADYNNDGLEDVVVVDMLPPDNKRWKLTMRGNTYEEFQNAMSYGYEPQYVRNTLQLNNGDGSFSEIGQLAGVHATEWSWAPLFADYDNDGYKDLFISNGYRQDITNLDFIKYGKRANFVGTPEANRKERLDQLKNYPGIEVHNYLFKNKHDLSFTDASEEWGMTDPSYSNGAAYADLDNDGDLDLVTNNLDQVSVIYENRLVQLHPEKNWLRIALKGAPGNLNGLGAKVWLWQNGQQQFQYFSPYRGYLSTVEPYLHFGILKNTVDSLKIEWPDGSTQLIRNVAPARLLWLNQKDAILQKKLPEAKDEPSTIFGPYPFAIKYLHQEDPYVDFKLQPLLPKNYSHEGPGLAVADVNGDGREDFFIGAAAGNTPTIFIQQKNGAFEPRHMADSSTSDNMGALFFDADGDADADLYVASGGTLTQKKSDPVYRHHFYLNDGQGNFMRNDQALPNITSSSSGVRGADMDKDGDIDLFVAGRINPGEYPTSPRSFLLRNDSKAGQVLFTDISTSAGVDLSSVGMVTDVLFTDFDNDGWSDLVLVGEYMPLRFYKNNQGKFSEITATTGLTHTNGWWNSITGADFDKDGDIDYVAGNLGLNSSYTASATEPICVYANDYDKDGKLDPVLCHYVDGVEQVFHARDDINRQMTPFRARFRTYQAYADVKFTEAFRKDEIANAMVLKAERFASAYIENLGNGKFKLHDLPLTAQFAPVFAMQADDFDGDGNLDVMAVGNSFSTEVQTGRYDAQGTLFLQGNGKGGFMPQKKQLNIQSDNKSIARLYTATGTSILLIGSNADSLHTVRIKNDGKFIEVLPNEAYCIFTLKDGKTYRHELYYGQSYLSQSSRKIAVPLAATAVQVFSFTGTKREIRF; this is encoded by the coding sequence ATGCCGAGAAAATGTATGTCTTTCTCCCTGTTGTCCGCACTGCTTTTTTTATGTATCAGCATGTATAGTTGCACCCAAGATAAAAAACAGGCGATCTTCAGGAAACTTTCCGCTTCTGCCAGTGGCATCTATTTCAAAAATCAGTTAACCTACTCCGACAGCCTTACTGTACTCGACTTTGAATATATGTTCAATGGAGCCGGGGTTGCATTAATAGACGTGAACAATGATGGGCTTCAGGATATTTTTTTCAGCGGCAATATGGTTTCTTCCAGGTTATACCTCAATAAAGGCCAGTTAAAGTTTGAAGACATTACTGAAAAAGCCGGGTTAACCACCACGGGCTGGGCATATGGGGCTGCCGTTGTGGATATCAACCAGGATGGCTATTCCGATATCTACCTGTGCAAAGCAGGGTACCGCAAAACGCCTCCCGACCAGATGCAAAACCAGTTCTTCATCAATAATGGCAACAACACGTTTACGGATAAAGCTGCGGAAATGGGCCTGAATTCCAATGGGTATGATGTTCATGCTGCTTTCTTTGATTATGATAAAGATGGAGACCTCGATATGTATTTGCTCCGTAATGCTTTTGTGAATTATAACCGCAATACTGCCAGGTCAAAGATCTCCGACGGGGCAGCTGCATCCACTGACAAATTATTCCGAAATGACAGTGGCCTGCATTTTACCGACGTTTCCGCAACTGCCGGCATTAAGATCGAAGGATTTGGATTGGGTGTTGCCATCTGTGACCTCAATAATGATGGCTGGCCCGACGTATATGTATCCAACGATTTCCTTACGAATGACCTGGTATGGATCAATAATAAGAATGGCACCTTCACCAATAAAGCGCCAACCCTGTTACGTCATGAAACCTATAACGGCATGGGTAACGATGTGGCAGATTATAACAATGATGGACTTGAAGACGTGGTTGTGGTGGACATGCTTCCGCCGGACAATAAAAGGTGGAAGCTCACTATGCGCGGCAATACTTATGAAGAATTCCAGAACGCCATGTCCTATGGTTATGAACCGCAGTATGTCAGGAATACCCTGCAATTAAATAATGGTGATGGCAGCTTTAGTGAGATCGGGCAATTGGCAGGTGTACATGCCACTGAATGGTCATGGGCCCCGCTCTTCGCCGATTATGACAACGACGGTTACAAAGACCTTTTTATTTCAAATGGCTACCGCCAGGATATTACCAACCTGGATTTCATAAAATATGGAAAGCGGGCCAATTTTGTCGGGACGCCTGAAGCTAACCGAAAAGAGCGGCTGGACCAATTGAAAAATTACCCGGGCATAGAAGTTCATAATTACCTGTTTAAAAATAAACACGACCTCAGTTTTACTGATGCCTCCGAAGAATGGGGAATGACGGATCCATCTTATAGCAATGGTGCTGCGTATGCAGACCTTGATAATGATGGCGACCTCGACCTGGTGACCAATAACCTCGACCAGGTTTCAGTGATCTACGAAAACAGGCTTGTGCAACTGCACCCTGAAAAAAACTGGCTCCGTATTGCTTTAAAAGGTGCCCCCGGTAACCTGAATGGATTAGGTGCAAAAGTGTGGTTATGGCAAAATGGACAACAGCAGTTCCAGTATTTTTCACCTTACCGCGGTTACCTGTCAACGGTAGAACCCTACCTTCATTTTGGCATCCTGAAAAATACAGTCGATAGCCTGAAAATTGAATGGCCTGATGGCAGCACACAATTGATCAGAAATGTAGCACCCGCCCGGTTATTATGGCTTAACCAAAAAGATGCCATCCTGCAAAAAAAATTACCGGAAGCGAAGGATGAGCCATCCACAATTTTTGGACCCTACCCTTTTGCTATTAAATACCTGCACCAGGAAGACCCTTATGTCGATTTCAAACTTCAGCCACTCCTGCCTAAAAATTATTCGCATGAAGGTCCGGGACTAGCGGTTGCAGATGTAAATGGCGATGGCCGGGAAGATTTTTTTATTGGTGCTGCAGCCGGCAATACCCCCACCATTTTTATACAACAAAAAAATGGGGCATTTGAACCCAGGCACATGGCTGATAGCAGCACGAGCGATAATATGGGTGCCTTGTTCTTTGATGCTGATGGTGATGCTGATGCTGACCTGTATGTGGCCAGCGGGGGCACACTTACCCAAAAAAAATCCGACCCTGTTTACCGGCATCATTTTTACCTGAATGATGGCCAGGGTAATTTTATGCGCAATGACCAGGCCCTTCCAAATATCACCAGTTCATCGTCCGGTGTAAGAGGTGCCGACATGGATAAAGATGGCGATATTGACCTTTTTGTTGCCGGCAGGATTAATCCGGGTGAATACCCCACCTCGCCACGCAGTTTTTTATTACGGAATGATTCAAAAGCCGGCCAGGTCCTTTTTACTGACATCAGTACATCAGCAGGAGTTGACCTGTCCAGTGTAGGCATGGTCACCGACGTGCTGTTCACGGATTTCGACAATGACGGATGGTCAGACCTGGTCCTGGTTGGGGAATATATGCCGCTGCGTTTTTACAAAAACAACCAGGGTAAGTTTTCGGAAATAACGGCAACTACCGGTCTTACCCACACGAATGGCTGGTGGAACAGTATTACCGGTGCTGATTTTGATAAGGATGGCGATATAGATTATGTTGCCGGCAACCTTGGACTGAATTCAAGCTATACCGCCTCTGCTACTGAACCGATTTGCGTGTATGCAAACGACTATGATAAAGACGGGAAACTGGATCCGGTATTATGCCACTATGTAGATGGTGTTGAACAGGTATTCCATGCAAGGGATGATATCAACCGGCAGATGACACCATTCCGCGCCAGGTTCAGGACTTACCAGGCCTATGCTGATGTGAAATTTACCGAAGCATTCCGGAAAGATGAAATCGCAAATGCCATGGTATTGAAAGCGGAACGTTTTGCCAGCGCTTATATTGAGAACCTGGGCAATGGAAAATTCAAACTGCATGACCTGCCTCTCACTGCACAGTTTGCGCCTGTTTTCGCCATGCAGGCAGATGATTTTGACGGTGATGGAAACCTTGATGTGATGGCTGTGGGAAACTCCTTTTCAACTGAAGTGCAGACCGGTCGGTACGATGCCCAGGGAACCCTGTTCCTTCAGGGAAATGGGAAAGGTGGTTTTATGCCGCAAAAGAAACAACTCAATATCCAAAGTGATAATAAATCGATCGCAAGGCTCTATACAGCAACCGGCACTTCCATTCTACTGATTGGTTCTAACGCTGATAGCCTGCACACCGTTCGTATAAAGAACGACGGCAAGTTCATCGAAGTGCTGCCAAATGAAGCTTACTGCATTTTTACATTGAAAGACGGGAAAACCTATCGGCATGAATTGTATTATGGACAATCCTACTTATCGCAATCCTCCCGGAAAATTGCAGTACCCTTAGCGGCAACAGCCGTGCAGGTATTTTCCTTCACCGGGACAAAAAGGGAGATCCGATTCTGA
- a CDS encoding VCBS repeat-containing protein: MRTTAVILCTCLVFLFSCKQKNSLFESIPGSASGIRFVNKVEENDRYNVLEYMNIYTGAGVAAGDIDNDGLTDLFFSGNQTSGRLYKNKGNLQFEDITEKAGLLSDRWQTGVSMVDINQDGWLDIYINVSGSENFGNLSNLLYINNKNGSFSEKAAEYGIADKRLTMNASFFDYDKDGDLDLFLITNPADEMVSGINSLNDRKVNGESAGTDILYRNNGDGHFTDVSREAGILMDGYSLGAAISDVNNDGWPDIYVSNDFLTNDILYINNRNGTFTDETSKRLKHTSFASMGNDVADFNNDGFADIFVLDMLPEDNYRKKMIIPPASYDKFQLSLLKGYEPQYTRNTLQLNSGDGHFSDIAFLSGVSSTDWSWSALWADYDNDGDKDLMVTNGFYRDLGNLDYIHYQARMQNPMGKQTAKIADKLKAIRELASIPLPDYLYENNGDLRFTKRSADWGFTEPGFSNGACYADLDNDGDLELVINQFNSEAKLFRNHSNDLKKNHFLKVQLNGKAPNLQGIGAKLSLYTASGSQFLEFNPYRGFESTMEPVLHFGLGKETRADSLKIEWPDGKIQVVKNIPIDQLLKISYAPDGRQPSMETPNNTAIQNITQGLGLQYGHKENEFVDFKLQPLLPHMHSMNGPGIAVGDVNGDGLDDFYIGSASGAAGSVFQQTKNGQFKQVAIEGVKQSEDMGALLFDADNDADLDLYIVSGGSENMAGSEAQQDRLYTNDSKGNFTAARLPDTKASGSCVIASDFDRDGDLDLFVGGRVLPGNYPSPAHSYLLQNDTKLKDHPVFTDITPAALKNAGMVSAALWTDTDNDGWMDLIVAGEFMPIQLYKNNQGKLSAPAQNTGLENSSGWWNSISGADFDQDGDIDYVAGNLGLNTRHKASEQQPLCVYAKDYDKNGLIDPVMCYYVLGKNYIYPSRDEMIKQINSMRGRFPTYESYASVKFEESFTPQEISDAQIVRATCFETSYIENMGNGKFKRTALPLAAQVAPVFGIIPRDINEDGLADLVITGNSYATEASTGRYDAMKGLILVNDGNGVFHEDKHLSKGFIAEKDTKGTALMYSADDHPVLLVANNNDTLQAFSLPSSGNKIRLQDKDAYAIIHTTAGKQFRQEFYYGDNYLSSGSRKLEWTKNIQSIVIFDNKGKSRNGKKE; this comes from the coding sequence ATGAGAACAACAGCTGTCATATTATGCACCTGCCTGGTCTTCCTGTTTTCCTGTAAACAAAAGAATTCTCTTTTCGAAAGCATTCCGGGATCAGCATCTGGCATCCGCTTTGTCAACAAAGTGGAAGAAAATGACAGGTATAATGTTCTTGAATACATGAATATTTATACTGGTGCCGGTGTTGCTGCAGGCGATATTGATAACGATGGCCTGACTGATCTTTTTTTCAGTGGAAATCAAACCAGCGGACGTTTGTATAAAAATAAAGGGAACCTGCAGTTTGAGGATATTACAGAAAAGGCAGGATTGTTATCCGACCGCTGGCAAACTGGTGTATCAATGGTTGACATCAACCAGGATGGCTGGTTAGATATCTATATAAATGTTTCGGGGTCTGAGAATTTCGGCAATTTGTCGAACCTGCTCTATATCAACAATAAGAATGGCAGCTTTAGTGAAAAAGCGGCTGAATATGGAATCGCCGACAAAAGGCTCACCATGAACGCATCCTTTTTTGATTATGATAAGGATGGCGACCTTGACCTTTTCCTGATCACGAATCCGGCTGATGAAATGGTTTCGGGCATTAACAGCCTGAACGATCGCAAAGTAAATGGCGAATCTGCAGGTACCGACATCCTTTACCGCAACAATGGGGACGGCCACTTTACAGATGTTTCCAGGGAAGCAGGGATCCTGATGGATGGCTATAGTTTAGGCGCTGCCATCAGTGATGTGAATAATGATGGCTGGCCGGATATCTATGTATCAAATGATTTTCTCACCAACGATATCCTGTATATCAATAACCGGAACGGGACCTTCACAGACGAAACAAGTAAACGGCTAAAGCATACCAGTTTTGCATCGATGGGCAATGATGTGGCAGATTTCAACAATGATGGCTTCGCCGATATTTTTGTGCTGGATATGTTACCGGAAGATAATTACCGGAAAAAAATGATCATACCACCAGCCAGTTATGATAAGTTCCAGTTATCACTACTGAAAGGTTATGAACCCCAGTACACCCGCAACACCCTGCAACTGAATTCCGGTGACGGCCATTTCAGCGATATCGCTTTCTTGTCCGGTGTCAGCAGCACAGACTGGAGTTGGAGTGCCCTTTGGGCCGATTATGACAATGATGGCGATAAAGACCTGATGGTCACCAATGGCTTTTACCGCGACCTGGGCAACCTCGATTATATCCACTACCAGGCGCGTATGCAAAATCCCATGGGCAAACAAACGGCTAAAATAGCCGATAAACTGAAAGCCATCCGGGAGCTCGCGTCTATCCCATTGCCTGATTACCTATATGAAAATAATGGCGACCTCCGGTTTACAAAACGATCAGCTGACTGGGGATTTACAGAGCCGGGGTTTTCAAATGGCGCCTGTTATGCCGATCTCGATAATGATGGCGACCTCGAACTAGTGATCAATCAATTTAACAGTGAAGCAAAACTTTTCAGGAACCATTCAAATGACCTGAAGAAAAATCATTTCCTGAAAGTTCAGCTCAACGGCAAAGCGCCTAACCTGCAGGGTATTGGTGCAAAGCTGAGCCTGTATACTGCATCCGGATCGCAATTTCTTGAATTCAATCCTTACCGTGGATTTGAATCGACCATGGAACCTGTCCTGCATTTTGGCCTGGGAAAAGAGACCCGGGCAGACAGTTTAAAAATTGAATGGCCTGATGGAAAGATCCAGGTAGTAAAAAATATCCCGATTGACCAGTTGTTGAAAATCAGTTATGCCCCTGATGGCCGGCAACCTTCAATGGAAACGCCCAATAATACCGCCATTCAAAATATCACACAAGGCTTAGGGCTGCAATACGGCCACAAGGAAAATGAATTTGTAGACTTTAAATTACAACCCTTGTTACCGCATATGCATTCAATGAACGGTCCGGGTATTGCAGTTGGCGATGTGAATGGTGATGGGCTGGATGATTTTTATATTGGCTCAGCTTCGGGTGCTGCCGGCAGTGTCTTCCAGCAAACAAAAAATGGACAATTCAAACAAGTGGCCATCGAAGGGGTAAAGCAAAGCGAAGATATGGGTGCATTACTGTTTGATGCCGACAACGATGCCGACCTTGATCTGTATATTGTAAGCGGTGGATCAGAAAATATGGCGGGTTCGGAAGCGCAGCAAGATCGCTTATACACCAATGATAGTAAAGGTAATTTTACTGCTGCAAGGTTACCAGATACGAAGGCCAGTGGTTCCTGTGTAATTGCCAGTGATTTTGACAGGGATGGGGACCTCGACCTGTTTGTGGGCGGCAGGGTTCTTCCGGGTAATTATCCTAGCCCGGCCCATTCTTATCTCCTGCAAAATGATACGAAATTGAAAGACCATCCGGTCTTTACGGATATCACTCCGGCAGCATTGAAAAATGCGGGTATGGTGAGTGCCGCATTATGGACCGACACTGATAATGATGGCTGGATGGACCTGATAGTAGCGGGTGAGTTTATGCCCATACAGTTGTATAAAAACAACCAGGGGAAATTATCGGCACCCGCCCAAAATACCGGATTGGAGAACAGTTCCGGATGGTGGAACAGCATTAGTGGTGCAGATTTTGACCAGGATGGAGATATAGATTATGTAGCGGGAAACCTGGGATTGAATACCCGGCACAAAGCATCAGAACAACAACCCCTTTGTGTGTATGCCAAGGATTATGATAAAAATGGTCTTATCGATCCGGTAATGTGTTATTATGTGTTGGGTAAGAATTATATATATCCGTCCCGGGATGAGATGATCAAACAGATCAACAGCATGCGGGGAAGGTTTCCCACTTACGAATCCTATGCATCGGTAAAGTTTGAAGAATCCTTTACGCCACAGGAAATCAGTGATGCACAAATTGTCCGGGCCACCTGTTTCGAAACAAGCTATATAGAGAACATGGGGAATGGAAAATTCAAGCGAACTGCCCTGCCATTGGCTGCGCAGGTAGCGCCTGTTTTTGGAATCATCCCCAGGGACATCAATGAAGACGGCCTGGCCGACCTGGTCATTACCGGGAATTCGTATGCAACAGAGGCTTCTACCGGACGATATGACGCCATGAAAGGTTTGATACTGGTCAATGATGGTAATGGTGTATTCCATGAAGACAAGCACCTTTCGAAAGGATTCATTGCGGAAAAAGACACCAAGGGAACCGCACTGATGTATTCTGCAGACGACCACCCGGTTTTACTGGTTGCCAATAACAATGATACATTACAGGCGTTTTCATTACCTTCTTCCGGCAATAAAATCCGGCTGCAGGATAAGGATGCATATGCCATCATACATACAACAGCTGGAAAACAATTCCGGCAGGAGTTTTATTATGGGGATAATTACCTGTCATCCGGATCACGTAAACTTGAATGGACAAAAAACATTCAATCAATCGTTATTTTTGACAATAAAGGCAAATCGCGCAATGGGAAGAAGGAGTAG
- a CDS encoding vanadium-dependent haloperoxidase: MQATILTGCHTATSKNDYAQFSGDQLVKWNKDLTQVVITDVLTPPVCSRVYAYSNIAAYEALLPAYPGTTSYANKLNCLQAIKPPDGDVKGYDFAISGIIAFSTVAQKLVFNSEAILDLEAEYLEALGSYGLDEKIQERSVQYGREVGQQIIEWATKDGYLQRNSHPAYIVTKATGRWVPTPPDYMDAVEPNWNTLRPFTLDSAAQFRPAPPIPFDTIKGSAYYQMVMEVYDAAKKPAASHIDVAKFWDCNPNISVTQGHVTYFQQKISPAGHWIHVAGSICEKEQYDLVKTAGILSKVAIAIADGFISCWEAKYHYNTIRPETVINKYIDKDWRPLLQTPPFPEYPSGHSVISGAASSVLTTLVRDNYAYTDSTELPFGMPSRQFKSFNEAANEASISRLYGGIHFTPALNNGLEEGRKIAQHALGKLP, translated from the coding sequence ATGCAAGCGACTATATTGACGGGATGTCATACCGCAACATCAAAAAATGATTATGCGCAATTTTCCGGGGACCAGTTGGTCAAATGGAATAAAGACCTCACACAGGTTGTGATCACAGATGTACTGACGCCACCAGTTTGCAGCAGGGTATATGCTTATTCGAATATAGCTGCCTATGAGGCCCTTTTACCTGCATACCCGGGAACTACATCCTATGCAAATAAACTAAACTGCCTGCAGGCGATAAAACCGCCTGATGGAGATGTGAAGGGTTATGATTTCGCCATATCGGGTATCATCGCTTTTAGTACGGTGGCACAAAAACTGGTCTTCAACAGTGAGGCCATACTTGATCTTGAAGCGGAATACCTGGAGGCGTTGGGTTCATATGGCCTGGATGAAAAAATCCAGGAAAGATCCGTACAATATGGCCGGGAGGTTGGCCAGCAGATCATTGAATGGGCCACCAAAGATGGCTACCTCCAGCGCAATTCACATCCTGCCTATATTGTAACGAAAGCAACCGGCAGATGGGTGCCAACGCCGCCCGACTATATGGATGCAGTAGAACCAAACTGGAATACCCTGCGACCCTTCACTTTAGATTCAGCGGCACAATTCCGTCCGGCACCCCCCATCCCCTTCGATACAATAAAGGGATCAGCCTATTACCAGATGGTAATGGAGGTATATGATGCCGCAAAAAAACCTGCTGCTTCCCATATAGACGTCGCCAAATTCTGGGATTGTAATCCGAATATTTCAGTGACCCAGGGCCATGTCACATATTTCCAGCAAAAGATCTCGCCTGCCGGGCATTGGATCCATGTGGCAGGATCAATATGCGAAAAAGAGCAATACGACCTGGTGAAAACGGCCGGCATATTATCAAAGGTTGCCATCGCCATTGCAGATGGATTCATCAGTTGCTGGGAAGCCAAATACCACTACAATACCATCCGGCCCGAAACGGTGATCAATAAATACATTGATAAAGACTGGCGGCCGTTATTGCAAACACCGCCTTTCCCTGAATACCCAAGCGGGCATAGTGTTATTTCCGGAGCCGCATCTTCAGTTTTGACCACCCTGGTGCGGGATAATTATGCCTATACCGATTCAACTGAATTACCTTTTGGAATGCCATCCCGTCAATTCAAATCATTTAACGAAGCTGCAAATGAAGCTTCCATCAGCCGCTTATATGGGGGCATCCATTTTACACCTGCCTTGAATAATGGGCTTGAAGAAGGCCGGAAAATCGCCCAGCATGCCCTGGGTAAATTACCATAA
- a CDS encoding GNAT family N-acetyltransferase, producing the protein MDIVITDNQQQQQFQATLNGEQAYLEYRWYKQALALMHTFVPESLEGKGIASALAKFALEYAKANKIQVMVYCPFVATYLKRHPEYNFLVIKNGGDS; encoded by the coding sequence ATGGATATTGTTATTACGGACAATCAACAACAACAGCAGTTCCAGGCGACTTTAAATGGCGAACAGGCTTACCTGGAATACCGGTGGTATAAACAGGCACTTGCGCTCATGCATACCTTTGTTCCTGAATCACTGGAAGGGAAAGGTATCGCGTCTGCATTAGCAAAATTTGCCCTGGAATATGCCAAAGCGAATAAAATACAGGTGATGGTATATTGTCCATTCGTGGCTACCTATCTCAAAAGGCACCCGGAATATAATTTCCTGGTTATTAAGAATGGCGGCGATAGCTGA